A stretch of Octopus bimaculoides isolate UCB-OBI-ISO-001 chromosome 23, ASM119413v2, whole genome shotgun sequence DNA encodes these proteins:
- the LOC106868995 gene encoding stress-induced-phosphoprotein 1 — translation MTSDKQKEAVIEKDKGNAFYKKKEFDKALEHYEAALKLDPTNISIMTNRAAVYFEQNKLDDCIKECEKAIEVGRENHSPFNVIAKAFCRIGNAYLKKDNLEKALTYYNKSLSEHRVPEVVKKAQNVECMIKERERLAYINPEISLQEKSKGNKMYQDGNFPEAIKHYNEAILRNPEDAKIYSNRSACYMKLMEYSLALKDADECIKRDMTFVKGYLRKGATLLAQKESTKAADAYSKALELDPQCQEAKEGYQKSVMSQGNDIDSVKKRVMNNPEVQNILCDPAMRAILQQMQENPKAISEHLSNPEIRDKIDKLMECGIIDIR, via the coding sequence ATGACGTCGGACAAGCAGAAGGAAGCAGTGATTGAGAAAGATAAAGGCAATGCCTTttacaagaaaaaagaattcGATAAAGCGCTGGAACATTATGAAGCCGCTCTGAAATTAGATCCAACCAACATTTCAATCATGACCAATCGTGCAGCCGTTTACTTCGAACAGAACAAGCTGGATGATTGCATCAAAGAATGTGAGAAGGCCATTGAGGTGGGTCGTGAAAACCATTCGCCGTTCAATGTGATTGCCAAAGCGTTTTGCCGCATCGGCAACGCTTACCTGAAGAAAGACAACCTGGAGAAGGCGCTCACCTATTACAATAAGTCCCTCTCTGAGCATCGAGTGCCCGAAGTTGTGAAGAAGGCACAGAACGTGGAGTGCATGATCAAAGAGAGGGAACGGCTTGCCTATATTAACCCGGAAATCTCTTTGCAGGAGAAAAGCAAGGGCAACAAGATGTACCAGGATGGCAACTTCCCGGAAGCTATCAAACATTATAATGAAGCAATTCTCCGCAACCCGGAGGACGCAAAAATCTACAGCAACCGGTCGGCTTGTTACATGAAGTTGATGGAGTATTCGTTGGCCTTGAAAGATGCCGACGAGTGCATAAAAAGGGATATGACTTTCGTGAAGGGTTACCTGAGGAAAGGTGCCACATTGTTGGCGCAGAAGGAATCGACCAAGGCGGCCGACGCCTACTCGAAAGCTCTGGAACTCGACCCGCAATGCCAAGAAGCGAAGGAAGGTTACCAGAAATCGGTGATGAGTCAAGGCAACGACATCGACAGTGTCAAGAAGAGAGTGATGAACAACCCCGAAGTGCAAAACATTCTGTGTGATCCTGCCATGCGGGCGATCCTTCAACAGATGCAAGAGAATCCCAAGGCAATCAGTGAACATCTGTCCAACCCTGAAATCAGGGACAAGATTGACAAACTCATGGAATGCGGCATTATCGACATTCGctga
- the LOC106868998 gene encoding putative peptidyl-tRNA hydrolase PTRHD1, translated as MAGVIVQYIVVRKDLIEKLSWPLGAVIAQACHACSAVLHQHQDDAGCKQYLEKIDSMHKVVLEIPNEEKLHQLSSTLLSNNIDHKLWIEQPENIATCLATKPDQKETIQKYFKNLKLFK; from the exons atGGCAGGTGTAATCGTTCAGTATATTGTCGTCCGTAAGGATTTAATAGAGAAGTTGTCGTGGCCCTTAGGAGCGGTGATCGCTCAAGCGTGCCATGCTTGCTCAGCTGTTTTACATCAACACCAAGACGATGCCGGTTGCAAACAATATTTGGAGAAGATCGATAGCATGCACAAAGTGGTTCTAGAG aTTCCCAATGAAGAAAAGCTGCATCAACTTTCATCTACCCTTCTCTCTAATAATATCGATCACAAACTCTGGATTGAACAACCTGAAAATATAGCTACCTGCCTGGCCACGAAACCCGACcagaaagaaacaatacaaaagtATTTCAAAAACTTGAAACTGTTTAAAtag